One window from the genome of Choloepus didactylus isolate mChoDid1 chromosome 2, mChoDid1.pri, whole genome shotgun sequence encodes:
- the LOC119526274 gene encoding kit ligand-like → MKKTQTWIITCIYLQLLLFNPLVRTTGTCRSRVTDDVKDVTKLVANLPKDYMITLNYVPGMDVLPTHCWISVMVQQLTVSLTELLDKFSDISEGLSNYSIIDKLVKIVDDLVECMDEHSSKNVKKPPKNTERRQFTPEQFFQIFNRSIDAIKDFIVASETSECVLSSTLSPEKGKASNSTGDSSLQWAAMALPAFFSLVIGFAFGALYWKKKQPNLTRAVEKIQINEEDNEISMLQEKEREFQEV, encoded by the coding sequence ATGAAGAAGACACAAACTTGGATTATCACTTGCATTTATCTTCAACTGCTCCTGTTTAATCCTCTCGTCAGAACTACAGGGACCTGCAGGAGTCGTGTGACTGATGATGTGAAAGACGTTACAAAATTGGTGGCAAATCTTCCAAAAGACTATATGATAACCCTCAACTATGTCCCCGGGATGGATGTCTTGCCTACTCATTGTTGGATAAGCGTGATGGTGCAACAATTGACAGTCAGCTTGACTGAGCTTCTGGACAAGTTTTCAGATATCTCTGAAGGCTTGAGTAACTATTCTATCATAGACAAACTGGTGAAAATAGTGGATGACCTTGTAGAGTGCATGGATGAACATTCATCTAAGAATGTAAAAAAACCACCTAAAAACACAGAACGCAGGCAATTTACTCCTGaacaattctttcaaatttttaatagaTCCATTGATGCCATCAAAGACTTTATCGTGGCATCTGAAACTAGTGAATGTGTGCTTTCTTCAACGTTAAGTCCTGAGAAAGGGAAGGCCTCAAATTCCACTGGAGACTCCAGCTTACAATGGGCAGCCATGGCATTGccagctttcttttctcttgtaatTGGGTTTGCCTTTGGAGCCTTATACTGGAAGAAGAAACAACCAAATCTTACAAGGGCGGTTGAAAAAATACAGATTAATGAAGAGGATAATGAGATAAGTATGttgcaagaaaaagagagagagtttcaAGAAGTGTAA